In a single window of the Natator depressus isolate rNatDep1 chromosome 24, rNatDep2.hap1, whole genome shotgun sequence genome:
- the TDRD10 gene encoding tudor domain-containing protein 10 isoform X2 — protein MGNRSSSNTQEDILLLLRDFHPQRIQRCQAGLRSYAFVDLGSSEQVQAAIRRFSGHLVNGRRLFLSCTGAGNGRKDPAGTQSTMEMPALERVPRGELGLSHAQAENKTLQPAPPDAARQICYAVPMEMRGSFLALMLKDCFKDLNWLVAIAKLHGEAGLLVTDALPQTPYFWAIHLTEESHSNMHKLFGRLAEEESKQPCLAKQAVQRGTRCMAECILGDDGAAWNRCWVLEKVEDLAVVLFVDFGRSATVPLNSLRKLDEDDIWAIKPLAQPFIFQKEIVSARPMVRQILRGKVVGPSRLEPHILSFTTYAEEEEEALS, from the exons ATGGGAAACCGGAGCAGCTCAAATACTCAG GAGGACATACTGCTCCTGCTGAGGGACTTCCACCCGCAGCGTATTCAGAGGTGCCAGGCGGGGTTGAGAAG ctatGCCTTTGTAGATCTCGGCTCCTCTGAGCAGGTGCAGGCCGCGATCCGGCGCTTCAGCGGGCACCTCGTGAACGGACGTCGCCTGTTTCTGAGCTGCACGGGTGCGGGCAATGGGAGGAAGGACCCGGCTGGGACCCAGAGCACCATGGAAATGCCA GCTTTGGAGAGAGTCCCCAGGGGAGAGCTTGGTCTGAGCCATG CACAGGCAGAGAACAAAACCCTGCAGCCGGCGCCTCCCGATGCAGCGAGGCAGATCTGTTACGCGGTTCCCATGGAAATGAG AGGGTCCTTCTTGGCACTCATGCTAAAAGACTGCTTTAAGGATTTAAACTGGTTAGTGGCGATTGCAAAGCTGCACGGCGAGGCAGGGTTGCTGGTGACGGACGCTCTGCCACAGACCCCGTACTTTTGGGCCATACACCTCACAGAG GAGAGTCACTCGAACATGCACAAGCTGTTCGGCCGGCTGGCGGAAGAGGAGTCCAAGCAGCCCTGCCTGGCGAAGCAGGCGGTGCAGCGAGGGACCCGCTGCATGGCAGAGTGCATTCTGGGGGACGACGGGGCAGCGTGGAACAG GTGCTGGGTCTTGGAGAAAGTGGAAGATCTTGCAGTGGTTCTCTTTGTTGACTTTGGCCGTTCAGCCACTGTCCCTCTGAACTCACTGCGGAAGCTGGATGAAGACGATATCTGGGCCATAAAACCGCTGGCCCAGCCCTTCATCTTCCAGAAAG AGATTGTCTCTGCAAGACCCATGGTCCGGCAAATCCTGCGAGGGAAGGTGGTTGGCCCATCTCGCCTGGAG CCTCACATCCTGAGCTTCACCACCTacgcagaggaggaagaggaagctcTGAGCTGA
- the TDRD10 gene encoding tudor domain-containing protein 10 isoform X1, producing the protein MASSSGVWGPPRPQETNGKPEQLKYSGITKKKDSEVYVGNVPPDMKEEDILLLLRDFHPQRIQRCQAGLRSYAFVDLGSSEQVQAAIRRFSGHLVNGRRLFLSCTGAGNGRKDPAGTQSTMEMPALERVPRGELGLSHAQAENKTLQPAPPDAARQICYAVPMEMRGSFLALMLKDCFKDLNWLVAIAKLHGEAGLLVTDALPQTPYFWAIHLTEESHSNMHKLFGRLAEEESKQPCLAKQAVQRGTRCMAECILGDDGAAWNRCWVLEKVEDLAVVLFVDFGRSATVPLNSLRKLDEDDIWAIKPLAQPFIFQKEIVSARPMVRQILRGKVVGPSRLEPHILSFTTYAEEEEEALS; encoded by the exons GCCCCAGGAGACAAATGGGAAACCGGAGCAGCTCAAATACTCAG GCATCACCAAGAAAAAGGACTCGGAAGTTTATGTTGGAAATGTCCCACCTGATATGAAGGAG GAGGACATACTGCTCCTGCTGAGGGACTTCCACCCGCAGCGTATTCAGAGGTGCCAGGCGGGGTTGAGAAG ctatGCCTTTGTAGATCTCGGCTCCTCTGAGCAGGTGCAGGCCGCGATCCGGCGCTTCAGCGGGCACCTCGTGAACGGACGTCGCCTGTTTCTGAGCTGCACGGGTGCGGGCAATGGGAGGAAGGACCCGGCTGGGACCCAGAGCACCATGGAAATGCCA GCTTTGGAGAGAGTCCCCAGGGGAGAGCTTGGTCTGAGCCATG CACAGGCAGAGAACAAAACCCTGCAGCCGGCGCCTCCCGATGCAGCGAGGCAGATCTGTTACGCGGTTCCCATGGAAATGAG AGGGTCCTTCTTGGCACTCATGCTAAAAGACTGCTTTAAGGATTTAAACTGGTTAGTGGCGATTGCAAAGCTGCACGGCGAGGCAGGGTTGCTGGTGACGGACGCTCTGCCACAGACCCCGTACTTTTGGGCCATACACCTCACAGAG GAGAGTCACTCGAACATGCACAAGCTGTTCGGCCGGCTGGCGGAAGAGGAGTCCAAGCAGCCCTGCCTGGCGAAGCAGGCGGTGCAGCGAGGGACCCGCTGCATGGCAGAGTGCATTCTGGGGGACGACGGGGCAGCGTGGAACAG GTGCTGGGTCTTGGAGAAAGTGGAAGATCTTGCAGTGGTTCTCTTTGTTGACTTTGGCCGTTCAGCCACTGTCCCTCTGAACTCACTGCGGAAGCTGGATGAAGACGATATCTGGGCCATAAAACCGCTGGCCCAGCCCTTCATCTTCCAGAAAG AGATTGTCTCTGCAAGACCCATGGTCCGGCAAATCCTGCGAGGGAAGGTGGTTGGCCCATCTCGCCTGGAG CCTCACATCCTGAGCTTCACCACCTacgcagaggaggaagaggaagctcTGAGCTGA